The sequence acaatattagtatactctgttaaaagtataaaaatattacatagggggaatgcacatgcatttaggcacactacctagagctcagtgctcaatgtttacaataagggctacaacccagaaggctcactgccttacacatgtttgtaagagattacaatgaagttTGAGCTATGAAGTAGCATCGAAAAATTCCTGGATATAGTTTTGGTGAAGCACAAAACATATTCTTACTTTGCTCTCCAAAACTGTTCTATTCTAATATTTCGCAACATATCGGAGCATAAATCTTCACCttgcgcacgtgaaactacacaTAATCTGTGCATAATTGCTCACCCACATATCCCACACAATCATCAAtcaccaaaatgatcaaataaatatgtcttatatatccacatcactaATTTAGGTCACCACCATGCCAGCTTCAAGAGCACACACAAAAGATTAAATGTGTACACAAGTTggctcaatccaatccaaaaacaACTAAGCAGACCAAAACAAAACATCCACATACTTTCCTCAAACCGTCTTACCAACCTAGAACATGCAAAAAATCGCAAAAAATGATCCACAAGATCCACATATTGAATTACCACACATTACCAAAGATAACTAGTATTCTAGCCAGAGACGTGATTACCAGATCTTCTAACTTACACAAAACTTATCACCAAatgccacaaacctagaataaggtaaaaTTGCATATCTACAAACTTTCCACAAAATCCACAAAGCATAATACTCAAACAAAATAATCTGCCAACCAAAACAATGTACACTCTGGATACCTATTCTCACCGGACCTCACCAATACTTGATCAATCTCCAATCAATCTTCTAGAATGATGAAAACCTAAACCGCGGATGCCAATTCAGATatcagttttcatcaatgacaacatctcaacatacatgCAGTGTCTCTTACCAATAGGTAGacccttcaagaaccaagatgtgcaagaaaTTTGTGAAAGATTCCATATCCAGCATCACTTTTCCAAaccttattatcctcaagggaaCGACCAAGAAGAATcctcaaacaaaactattttgaaaatcctaaagaaaatgaaCGATGCTGACCATGATTGGCATGTCCAACTAAACCCTGCCTTGTGGGGATACCGAACTACAATCCACACCCCTACATAAGCCACACCATATGCACTTGTGTATgtatcagaagccattttacccattgaggtcgagctaccttcactcaaagtatcattgaaaggactcatcccagatgagGAATACGAGGTAAACAGACTCCAAGAGCTTGAACTGCTAGATGAACACCATTAGCATGCTTTTGATCACCTAAAAACATATCAACAACGGATGTCCAAAATctataatcacaaggtaaagccaaGAATATTTCAGGTTGGTGAATTGGTACTAcaagagaatcctcacaatcaataggattgggaaaagaagggaaaatttgaacccaattggctaggTTTGttcatcatcatatcaacatatggatctagggcatattaGCTATCTACACTAGAAGGGGACCTTTTTGATGAGCCtatcaacaacatccatctaaaaagGTTCTACACCTGAGTCATCCAAtgcaaggaaaagaaaaaaaataaaaataaaaataatcaagaaaaagataaaagataaaaaagGCGCACAATAaaagcaagtagtgaaaacctggcaacatgcgctACTTGTGATAGATCGAATCTTCCATCTATTGGTACATTTTTCATGCATCCACTTTTTGCCATCATTATTTATATCTGTAATAAAGCCTTGGTATATACTTCAGACATCATAGTAacgtctcaccatggcttggtgatcattgTATTTGTCCATAATAAACGGTTGTTTCTAGACGGGGGACAAAATTCTGAACTCAATAGGGGAGGGTCAAGTCGCTTAGAGCTTAAAATAATAGGcaaacaacagttagacaacacatcaaaaacaaagattACAAAGGAACTCAACATGGAACACAAATCACAAATTTCAAAGCCAACCATCAAACTCCACATCAAGATCAATAAAACAAAAACTCAATGGATGATCTATTCTAAATCACAATTTGATCGCTTTAGTAGGAAGGTTTGACTTGtgtatcttgatttttgttatcatatctcctaagtgactcaaggatgtcttgaactagagaagcaaggaaggagtatGATATGTCTGTGAGGAGATCATTGGTACTGTGTAAATTTGTCGTAGGACATGATTagtaacatatcattgaagacatttcagatttgcataGGACAAGGGTCAACTATTGTCTGTTTTGTGcaaacaacactcaagtcatcttggttcaattatacttcgatgcttgtgtcatcttgcaatatcaaaatccatgtaagttatactcgggTCATCATGGTCCAATTATACTATCGATAtttgtattaacttccaacattttaaaagctcaatgatgacaaacaaggCACAACAAAATTGACCAATAAAATGACATTGCATAAATTTGCTTGCATGATAAAACTAGATTGCATTAATATTAGATATTGCATAGCATTCTAAGCATGGCTTGCATGAGGGTTACAAATTGACAATATATTTATCTCTTATTAAAAGATTGAGCACACCTAACATCAACAAAAAAAGATTATCATTTGTATCATCACATTAGTTGCATTCATTGCATTCCAGATCAATGCATTCATTCATCTCATTCAAATATATTACAGATTGCATAAATCATCCTCATCTCATCATTGCATTATCATAAAATCATATAAATATCTAACACATCTAGAATAGAAATCATGTGCATACTCAAGAAAAGTAAAAACACATATACATTTCATCATCATAAAGAAAatacatcatcacataaacattaTCATATAGAATCATTACATCCATCATATACATAAGCATTACATACACATATCAACCATAAGCATAAATAAGCATCATCATGATACCTTCCTATGCATTATCATCATaataaaatcatatagactgtatCATCATAGAATCATTCAACATAATAGGAATCTAATGCATCCATCCATCGTCTAAACATATAAACATATAGAGTCACAATCAAATGCATCCACCCATCATATAGGAAAAAACATAAAACATCACATCATGACTCATATAAGCATCATATAGATAAAAACTCACCGCTGCATCTCATATAATCTCAAAAAGAATCAATGTCAAGAGTACAAGGATATCATGATAGATGTAATTTAGAATCATATAATATCCAAATGAATCAATGTATacatcaagaaaaaataaaatttggggCATATATATCACATGAGAGCTAAACTTTCTCTCCCCAGACTTTGACGGTCTCACTCCACTCGTACCTTCTGTAACACCACTAGATGGTTCTGCACCTAGATCTCCACTTGGTGGATCTCTGCACAATGGCCCTGTCACCCCTCGGCTCTTGGTCCATGATCGACTGTGGCCTGATATAGTACTCATAGTTTGCACATAACTTAGTGCTTGCTGATCTGCAAGCATGACCTCATAATACAACCACTGATATTACTCAATCTCTTGACCTGACTGGTGGATCTCTCTAATGGTATCAGCCAAAACGGTCTCTGCGAGCCTAGATCTCTTGGTGGTGACATCTCTTGCTATAATGGTGACATCTCTCGCTCTGATAGCGACATCTCTCTTTGCGGTCAGAGAGGAAATCTATCCTTGTGCCTGCCTCAAATACCCCTATAAACCTTGGACCATCATCGGTAGGGCAACTATCTGAGCACCCTGCTGATGGGAAGGCACCCAAATCTGTAATTGTCTAGGGCAAACTACTGCTGTCCTATCAACTACTAAGCTAGAGCCTTGTAGAAGTACCAACTACCCCTATAAAACTACCTAGCAGCCTCCCCTGTACCTATGACATGTGTGGGAGGGATCCCAGATCTCCTCCTCTGAGGTACTCTGACCTCCAACCCTTATCGAGAAATGTTGGCGCCTAATCCTCCACCACCATCACCCCcatcatcaccacctccaccatttcccccatctcctcctccatcctcaGCTCTACCTCTCCACCGTTTGGGCACCTATTGTGGTggtctctcctcatcatcatcaaagaccGGCATGAGCTCATCTGGACATGATAATTTTGGAAATTGATGTACCTGGAAATACAAAGAATACTCTAGAGTCATAATCCCAGGTAATCCAAATcctatacaccaagtgaaatgtacTTTGTACATGCTGCCTCATATAAATCATCTACCTCAAATCAACAACATCCTATTGTCTGCGTGCGTATAGTGCAACCCCATGTGGAAAGCTCTGTACTTGACCATACTATCTAAATACCCGAGTATGAATGAATCACTCAATAACAAATGGGGTGGCGCCAAGCAAATATCTCAAGGTAAAAACATACAATATCTCGAGCACATCCTCCGGCCACAACTCACAATCTAGGTATGGCCTGTAGATCACTATGTCTAAGTCATCCAAAAATCGCCACCAATACTCAAGTTTGCCGAGCTTGTACTGGACAACAACACTAGTATAACAAAATACATAGGGCCTCTAGATTGGTCGCTCCCTATCTGTCAAGGGGCGTGTAATAGCtctaggtgctcccatgcccaaatatgtagcaatGTCACCCCTGTCGATAAGATCATCACACAAAGGTACaccacctaatgaagatcatgGTACAAATGTGCCAACATACAAGAATCCCAAGCATATTGTGTACCATGTATGACCATCCTCTCTAGCACTCGACCCCAACCaatagatagtcccttcgacctatggtcgggacatagaAGTTTGCAAATGAATCCGGCCAAAATTAGAGGGTAATGGATAATACAAATCAAATATCTCGTGCCATGGGATGTCATAGCCACAAATTTGATGATCATCAAAGATCTATCTGAGTCCATCAGTGCCTCCTTGCTTAGTAAAATCATACATCACAATCTCTCCAATCACTGGGATGTGcataatcctatagacatcctctggtgtgactatcatctcaccagtgggaaaatgaaaggtgttatgatcactatgccacctctcggccaagGCAGTCAATAAACCCCAGTTAATTGTATACCGGGGCATATCAAGTAACGATGACAATTCATATCTAGTAATCGTATCCTGATCCGCCTGCACTAGACGAGGTATCAGCACCCATGTCTTCGGGTATCGCTCTTGAGACTGCAATACACCTAAATCCCCCTGCAATCATATCGCATAACTATTTCAGTATTCGGTTAATCAATTTATCTATCAAACCTAATTAGCTCATGTGAGATTTCAATCAATCTCGTCGATTGCTTATCATTTactctcattcatcatgaggtcaatCATCTATCCTCTCAGGCAATAACATCATGCTAATCGAAACTGATCAAAACCCAATCAATAAGGAGGCAACAAATTCAATTTTTTACCCTTTGGTAGACATGCGCTAAACTATCCCATGAAAATGCTAGAAAATTATACCTAAGCACTAAAACCCTCAATGCGCTATTTTGCACCATCAATGCACTACAATCGAGCCCCAATGTGCTAAAACAAGCTATTGCACTAAAACAAGTTACATAGATGTGCTAAAAACCAAACCCTATGCACTAAAATCCTACATCTTTGCGCTAAATCAGCCAAAGCGCTAAAATCCCTACTCGGTGTACTAAAAGACTAACTTGATGTGCTAATATACAACTCTAGACCTAAAGTGCTAAAACTTATACCATATGCACAAACAAAAACCCTAAGTGCTAAATTGATAAAAATCCGTGCAAAATTCGTAAAAACgtgccaaaaattgaaaaaaaaaacacaacaagaGGATCTCATTGTACATACCGGAGGGCCATATACCAGGAGTTGCTAGAATTGTCATACTCGCATGAATCGATGGGTGTGGTATGTGATGAACAATATGGCCTCAGAGCTCCAATCTCCAACTCACTACATGTGCAAATGAAGTGAAATGGTAAATGGttttcactttttacctttttaaagGGGTATAATGGGGGTActtaagtcacattattttttttccACTTATGATATTATTTATCTCTGCACCACCCAAACTTTTTTATTGGGAAAAGAATCGGCTAAAaattctattttaaattttttttttttgaaaaatcgtaaaaaatttaaaaaatgttcgaaaaatcctaaaaatccaaaAGTCTATccaattcatctcccaagggggcatactcacatCATTATCTGACAATTAGCATATGAGACAAACTGAAAATTTTTATCAGCATCATCAAgcgaattttctttgaatcaatgtgtggcCACACAACActtcaaaggggcaaaatgtagacacctatttttgtccacttgtttaaatttttttatatatttgtttaattatcattcatccaagtattaattaaattcatatttaattaatcctttccacttttccaattattaattaaattaatatttaattaattcaccccaaTCCCCTTCTTCTATgtagttaaataaattattcaatttatttaatttaattcacctAGCCAAACTCAAActatttaattagataaataaatcatatttgtttaattaaattcctcTCCCACATTAAATTAAATCCtcctttctcatttaaataaattaatatttatttaaaatcctaaaatccatcccacttgcattctcttacaaaaCCTATTtgcacactaacccttcttctaaatttttctaaacccttctaaattagcctaatcctcttctaaacatttgcacattcctaagccAAGGATTAGGAATGGGTCACTTCTCAAAAGCACTAAAAACTTTCTTCCGTctacaagttaaccctcaaagtcttcttaagccttaaaggctttaatctaactaacccacctttgacccttggttagagacttttcctCTAATTCAATCATCCATCtaaccctcaagtctcttcaagcattcaatgatttgaccatggttaccctttaacccttgcacattcatttatcccttggataaaagctttatccactaacctaaccctaaccaaaccaCCCATGGTAACCATCACGTCtcttcaggcatttaatgcctcttctctctcctctcaaaccttctcatgatgccacttgtcacccTGACATTGatggaagttgcaaacatggattgaggatcaagtcCTCTTCATGTAATCCTAGCCCTTACTAAATCAAATAAATCTTagccatccaattgcccatttcctctataaataggactcattcTCTCATTATCAAGGTGTTACATACATTGTGCTCTCATTATCAAGGCTACACATGATCAAGGTTATTTCATAATCAAGCCATACTAGTCTCTCTCACTAGTGCATGTTAGAGAcattatcatagcatgttagtttcATTGTCATAGCATAAAATCTGCATTAAAAACAAGCTTTGTTATAATATCATAGATCTTAGTTGCATAAgcatatagatcattttatcaTAGCACTTGTGCCCTTTAAGTTGTCATTCTAAGAGTCaattgctcaatgatttgagagaaaaacCGCGACTTGAGGAGTCCTTGGAGATAGATGACAATGGAACGTCTTGGAAGGATGGTTTACTTAAGTTGTTTTGTCAATTGATTCTTTtatatataatgtttcattggtgtgtcactaacattttgattattttgatcaaGTCACACTTCTGTGCACACAGTTACCATAAAAAATGATCCAATAGTAAGTCCTtgaaaaataatttgttaaatacAGTAAAGAAAAATTCATAGGAAATTTTGTTTTTTTTCCAGGCATGACATGTGGAAAACACAGAATAACTATCACATCATGGAGAAAGAATAAGTAAATATATTCTCACTCAACatatatgttatgatgaaatcATTATAATAATAAATGCAAATCTTTTAATAATTCTTAAATAAACAAAGTGATTTATAAGTCTCCTAATAGAGTGCTATAGTCATTCATGGTCTCCATTGACCATTATTATAGGGCCCAAAAGATCAATGTAATTATCATGGAACCATAACTGAGAGATGGAGAAGATGAGAACAATGGAGAAGTGTCTCTAACATCTAGATGCATGTTTCCCCATTATGCTTAACGCTTACAAATGATGGCTTTGTAGGATTTGGTAAGTTGgtgaaagaaaattttgaaagcATTGAGTAGATAGTAAACATTGGTGGGCGAAGTGATGCCTCTTCTTGTATACAAAGCAGACCAACATGAATGCATTTGAAGCATTCCTCTGTGGGACAATCCTCAACTATACCTTTATCAATTACATCCACACTATTTCCTTTGCTATAACATTCCCATGCCTGCATAATTGCCTTTAGATAGTCAGAAGctttaaagaaattattttatcttattttgatataaaatataaaatgaCTATTGACTATCAAATGATCTAATATTGAAATTGAATGATCCATAGAACAAAATACATAACATATAATGTATTACCAATTCTAGAAGGCCCTGGACTCCATTAGAAATTTGAGAATCTGTATTCTTTCTTCCACTTACAATTTCCAAAAGTACAATACCAAAGCTATACACATCAGCTTTATCAGATAATTGGCCATGCATGGCATACTCTGGTGCCAAATAACCACTGcatatgaaaaaaaaaagacaccaaatcaaaaaaattataatggTAGAAATCAACCGAGAAAGTAATTCATTATGAAAGGAGAAAGGCATGCATTAAACAAATTGTTTTGAGAGAAAAGTAGTGAAATGCTTACTATGTTCCAGCAACTCGCGTGCTAACATGAGTCTCATCTTCTGGAAACAATCGTGCTATCCCAAAATCTGCTATTTTGGGATTCATTTCTTCGTCCAACAAAATATTACTTGCTTTGATGTCTCGATGAATGATTCGTAGACGTGAATCATCGTGTAAGAACAAAAGCCCACGAGCTACTCCAACTATGATGTTGAAACGCTTCTGCCAATCCAGCTCTCTACTCCGTTGTGGATCTGAAAACTCACTCTATTTTATCTTAGCATTACAGCGGAGTAGCTTAAAAATTTCTATGAAATCATTTGACTTTTAGTGGTAGATAGAATGGAGTTACCCACCGAATAGTATCTTGTCAAGGCTCTTGTTGACTAAGTATTCATAAACAAGCAAACTTTCTGATCCTTGTGTGCAACATCCAAGAAGATTCACAAGATTTTGATGTTGAACCCTGGCCAACAGTTTGACCtcattttcaaattctttcttccctTGCGGAGATTGTAGGGACAACTTCTTCACTGCTATCTCTCTTCCATCTGGCATAGTGCCCTGAAATTAAACATAGATTGTGAGCCCATTTGTATCACAAATTTTGAGTTTCTGACTATCAGATAATTGTCTCTTGAATGCCAAGATGAATATGATTTAATATAAGAATAGATTTTCATGCTCACACCATTTTTTAGTGTTGTTTTTTAATTGAATAACAAGCAACAATGAGGTATTGATTATTCATACATCAAGTGTTCAACGTAATTGGGGACAAGGGAGAGTTATACTTGTAGATTTGATAGGTTAATGCCCTCTTATAAAATTACTAATATTATGGCTTGTTTCAATTTGATTTCCAAACATTATTTCCAAAGCAAGAAGGTAGGTTTGTTAAAGGGAGACAAATTCAATGAAACAATTCGATTTCCAAACATTATTTCCAAGCAAGAAGGTATGTTTGTTAAAGGGAGACAAATTCAATGAAGCAATAATTGATTGGGAAGCAATTTGTTCTGTTAGTGGTGCTAAAAAAGCCTTAGGATGGTTATAGTAGATTTGGCTATTGCTTGTGATTGTCTAAATAGAAAATTCATCTTAATGGTGCTCCATAAATTAGGTTTTTGTGAGTAGTAGATAAAGTAGGTGGAATGCATGAATTCCAGCTCTTTCTTTGCTTTAGTTAATGGTGGGTCATGTAGAGAAATCAGATAAGGATGTCCTATGTCATCAACTTCATGTAATTACGATGGGAACTTTAAGCTACTTGTTCAAGCATGCTAAAGAATGGGGTGAATTCTTTCAATCACCTCAAATGTGAACAATTCTATTCgttcaaatttttattttgatttggaacaACTCtctaaattgattaaaaaaaactaaaagcaAATCTAAAAGACCACATAATCAATGCCAAATCATAATAAGATCATCTAAAATTCAGTTCTCacattcttcaatttatattctcTAATTTAATAACCATTAGATGCAAGttctaattatataaaaaaataaattgaaaaaatatattgaTATATAGTTGAacagaaaaaaatcaaataaacaaaatATAGCTTTACCTTGTACACAGCGCCAAATCCACCCTCTCCAAGCTTGTTATCCTCGTGGAAATCTTTAGTTGCAGCTGTCAATGTTTCCAAATTAAATATTATTGGATGGTGCGCACTAAATGGCCAGTCTTCTCCGCCTGTATATTAGAACCCACAGCTATATGAGAACATAATAATAACAGAGAAAGGAAGAGAATTTAATCAGATTTGTAAGGTCTATGAGGATCACTGTGAATCCAGATTCCCACTGTTGAAGTGACATCAAATTAGGGTGTGTGGAAGAGGGGCAGAATGTAAATAGAGAAGAAAGG is a genomic window of Cryptomeria japonica chromosome 7, Sugi_1.0, whole genome shotgun sequence containing:
- the LOC131857088 gene encoding cysteine-rich receptor-like protein kinase 44: MARTPQILLCLARLLRGFSLICRLKWVTVLLCMPLVSLLTTLRLPRFMVSFSVGDISGEDCKTCLGRGIGDLLNATQGGYRLGGVGWFGNCLVIYQTYPFFAASTSPPPSSTILPSSKESSNKIPIILGSLGGFIVLVLLVGLLLFTVRRKLKTANALHGKDGPQGGEDWPFSAHHPIIFNLETLTAATKDFHEDNKLGEGGFGAVYKGTMPDGREIAVKKLSLQSPQGKKEFENEVKLLARVQHQNLVNLLGCCTQGSESLLVYEYLVNKSLDKILFDPQRSRELDWQKRFNIIVGVARGLLFLHDDSRLRIIHRDIKASNILLDEEMNPKIADFGIARLFPEDETHVSTRVAGTYGYLAPEYAMHGQLSDKADVYSFGIVLLEIVSGRKNTDSQISNGVQGLLELAWECYSKGNSVDVIDKGIVEDCPTEECFKCIHVGLLCIQEEASLRPPMFTIYSMLSKFSFTNLPNPTKPSFVSVKHNGETCI